The following proteins come from a genomic window of Pseudomonas sp. MAG733B:
- a CDS encoding enoyl-CoA hydratase-related protein, translating to MTDAIQIERERGLLTLRLNRPEKKNALTRAMYSHLAEALKQADTDPEINAVLITGSSECFTAGNDIADFIQQPPGNLDSPVFQFMLNLLECRKPVIAAVAGAAVGIGTTLLLHCDLVYVSRDARLRMPFVNLGLCPEFGSSLILPRLLGQAKAAELLLLGEGFNGEQAAAWGIASEALGSGEEALAKAREMALRFESLPPEAVRISKQLMKAPDRELIRKVIEEEGALFTQRLRSPEALAALTGFINR from the coding sequence ATGACCGATGCCATCCAGATTGAACGCGAACGCGGCCTGCTGACCCTGCGCCTCAATCGCCCGGAAAAGAAAAACGCCCTGACCCGCGCCATGTACAGCCACTTGGCCGAAGCGTTGAAACAGGCCGACACCGATCCTGAAATCAACGCCGTGCTGATCACCGGCTCCAGCGAGTGCTTCACCGCCGGCAACGACATCGCCGATTTCATCCAGCAACCACCGGGCAATCTCGACAGCCCGGTGTTCCAGTTCATGCTCAACCTGCTCGAATGCCGCAAACCGGTGATCGCCGCCGTGGCCGGAGCGGCGGTGGGCATCGGCACGACGCTGTTGCTGCATTGCGATCTGGTTTACGTCAGCCGCGACGCACGCTTGCGCATGCCGTTCGTCAACCTTGGCTTATGCCCGGAGTTCGGCTCCAGCCTGATTCTGCCGCGATTGCTCGGGCAGGCGAAAGCGGCGGAGTTGTTGCTGCTTGGCGAAGGGTTCAATGGTGAGCAAGCGGCAGCGTGGGGCATCGCCTCCGAGGCCTTGGGCAGTGGCGAAGAGGCGTTGGCCAAGGCGCGGGAGATGGCGCTGCGCTTCGAGTCGCTACCGCCGGAGGCGGTGCGCATCAGCAAGCAATTGATGAAAGCGCCGGATCGGGAGTTGATCCGCAAGGTGATCGAGGAAGAGGGCGCGTTGTTCACTCAGCGGTTGCGTTCGCCGGAGGCATTGGCGGCGTTGACGGGGTTTATCAACAGGTAA
- a CDS encoding iron-sulfur-binding ferredoxin reductase, giving the protein MPELRVGDRHWSVAEGSNLLDALNQNGVAVPYSCRAGSCHACLVQCVQGLPSDSRPDALSAEQRQQGWRLACQCQVVEDLQVHTFDPQQDGRPAEVAAVDWLSPSVLRMRLTPQRPLRYSAGQHLVLWAGNVARPYSLASLPEDDRFLEFHLDCRLPGEFSDAARQLKIGDPIRLGELRGGALHYDPDWHTRPLWLMAAGTGLGPLFGVLREALRQDHQGEIRVIHLAHDADEHYLAKPLQAMAASRTNLNIELWTPAELPAALAQLRLVSRQTLALLCGAPDSVDAFARRLYLAGLPRNQLLADVFLPRG; this is encoded by the coding sequence ATGCCTGAATTACGCGTTGGCGACCGCCACTGGTCGGTGGCGGAGGGCAGCAATCTGCTCGATGCCCTGAATCAGAACGGCGTGGCGGTGCCTTATAGCTGTCGCGCCGGCAGTTGCCATGCCTGCCTGGTGCAGTGCGTGCAGGGACTGCCGAGCGATAGCCGCCCCGATGCCCTGAGCGCGGAGCAACGTCAGCAAGGCTGGCGCCTGGCGTGCCAGTGTCAGGTGGTCGAGGATTTGCAGGTCCACACCTTCGACCCGCAGCAGGATGGTCGCCCGGCCGAGGTCGCGGCGGTCGACTGGTTGAGCCCCAGCGTGTTGCGCATGCGCCTGACCCCACAGCGACCATTGCGTTACAGCGCTGGCCAGCATCTGGTGTTGTGGGCGGGGAACGTGGCGCGGCCGTACTCCCTCGCCAGCCTGCCGGAAGACGATCGCTTTCTCGAATTTCACCTCGATTGTCGCCTGCCAGGGGAATTCAGCGACGCAGCCCGTCAGTTGAAGATCGGCGATCCGATCCGCCTCGGCGAATTGCGCGGCGGGGCGTTGCACTACGACCCGGACTGGCACACCCGGCCGCTGTGGCTGATGGCCGCCGGCACCGGATTGGGGCCGTTGTTTGGCGTGTTGCGTGAGGCCTTGCGTCAGGATCACCAGGGCGAGATACGTGTCATTCACCTGGCCCATGATGCCGATGAGCATTATCTGGCCAAGCCCCTGCAAGCCATGGCCGCCAGCCGCACGAACCTGAACATTGAGCTCTGGACCCCGGCCGAGCTGCCCGCGGCTTTGGCGCAACTGCGGCTTGTTTCGCGGCAAACCCTGGCCTTACTCTGCGGAGCCCCCGACAGCGTCGACGCCTTTGCCCGGCGCCTGTATCTGGCGGGGCTGCCGCGCAATCAACTGCTGGCCGATGTGTTCCTGCCCCGTGGTTGA
- a CDS encoding GGDEF domain-containing protein, giving the protein MTHNAIQRLLLKRFALAAGTYALALLLLWLAFFTGHYQDSLTGVAIGSALVVISQAALFAVFYSGCNLRFADPSLTEAQVLLGLGWQTWLIAHLEDARGAFLVFYVLILLFGLFHLSRRAFLRCALLVFFSFSAITLWEGYHFQLPDPALAALQVCVLLIVLVWLVLYAGYVQASRHRMRQRRFALQAHQDTLRGMMRQLEDLVATDELTGLFNRRHFLRLASRELNAMDAGVVHGLALIDLDHFKRINDLHGHAAGDQVLQAFAGVASACLREGDVLARYGGEEFVVLLPDCDAESLTSCCERLRIAFTDVELIGLNVGSLSLSAGMTLLELGDDLDDALQRADQALYRAKRDGRNRCAAAWENVDA; this is encoded by the coding sequence TTGACCCATAACGCCATCCAGCGACTGCTACTCAAACGTTTTGCCCTCGCGGCCGGCACTTATGCCTTGGCATTGCTATTGCTGTGGCTGGCGTTTTTTACCGGCCACTATCAGGACTCGCTGACAGGCGTGGCCATCGGCAGCGCGCTGGTGGTGATCAGCCAGGCGGCGCTGTTCGCGGTGTTCTATTCCGGCTGCAACCTGCGCTTTGCCGACCCCAGCCTGACCGAAGCCCAGGTGTTGCTGGGGCTGGGTTGGCAAACCTGGCTTATTGCCCATCTGGAGGACGCGCGCGGCGCGTTCCTGGTTTTCTATGTACTGATTCTGCTGTTCGGGCTGTTCCATCTGTCTCGCCGCGCTTTCCTGCGCTGCGCGTTGCTGGTGTTCTTCAGTTTCAGCGCGATCACGCTGTGGGAGGGCTACCACTTCCAGTTGCCCGACCCGGCGCTGGCGGCATTGCAGGTGTGCGTGCTGTTGATCGTGCTGGTCTGGCTGGTGCTTTATGCCGGTTATGTTCAGGCCTCGCGCCATCGCATGCGGCAACGGCGCTTCGCGTTGCAGGCACACCAGGACACGCTGCGCGGGATGATGCGCCAGCTCGAAGACCTCGTCGCCACCGACGAACTGACCGGTCTGTTCAATCGCCGGCATTTCCTCCGGCTGGCCTCCCGTGAGCTCAATGCCATGGACGCCGGTGTGGTGCATGGCCTGGCACTGATCGACCTCGATCACTTCAAACGCATCAACGACCTGCACGGTCATGCTGCCGGCGATCAGGTGCTGCAAGCCTTTGCCGGCGTGGCCAGCGCCTGTCTGCGTGAGGGTGATGTGCTGGCCCGTTACGGCGGCGAGGAATTCGTGGTGTTGCTGCCCGATTGCGATGCCGAAAGCCTGACCTCGTGCTGTGAACGGTTGCGCATCGCCTTCACCGATGTCGAGTTGATCGGCCTGAATGTCGGCAGTCTCAGCCTGTCCGCCGGCATGACATTGCTGGAGCTCGGCGATGATCTCGACGATGCCTTGCAGCGGGCCGATCAGGCGCTCTATCGCGCCAAGCGTGACGGCCGCAATCGTTGCGCGGCGGCGTGGGAAAACGTCGATGCCTGA
- a CDS encoding fumarate hydratase: MTVIKQDDLIQSVADALQFISYYHPVDFIQAMHEAYLREESPAARDSMAQILINSRMCATGHRPICQDTGIVTVFVRVGMDVRWDGATMGLDDMINEGVRRAYNLPENVLRASILADPAGARKNTKDNTPAVIHYSIVPGNTVEVDVAAKGGGSENKSKMAMLNPSDSIVDWVLKTVPTMGAGWCPPGMLGIGIGGTAEKAAVMAKEVLMESIDIHELKARGPQNRIEEMRLELFEKVNQLGIGAQGLGGLTTVLDVKIMDYPTHAASLPVCMIPNCAATRHTHFVLDGSGPVAQEAPPLDAYPEIVWEAGPSARRVNLDTLTPEDVQSWKPGETVLLNGKMLTGRDAAHKRMVEMLNKGETLPVDLKGRFIYYVGPVDPVREEVVGPAGPTTATRMDKFTRQILEQTGLLGMIGKSERGPTAIEAIKDHKAVYLMAVGGAAYLVAQAIKKSRVVAFAELGMEAIYEFDVKDMPVTVAVDSKGESVHITGPAIWQQKISESLAVEVQ; encoded by the coding sequence ATGACCGTGATCAAGCAAGACGACCTGATTCAGAGCGTTGCCGACGCACTGCAGTTCATTTCCTATTACCACCCCGTGGATTTCATCCAGGCGATGCACGAAGCCTACCTGCGCGAAGAATCGCCAGCGGCCCGCGACTCGATGGCACAGATCCTGATCAACTCGCGCATGTGCGCCACCGGCCACCGCCCGATCTGCCAGGACACCGGCATCGTGACCGTGTTCGTCCGCGTGGGCATGGACGTGCGTTGGGATGGCGCCACCATGGGCCTGGACGACATGATCAACGAAGGCGTGCGTCGCGCCTACAACCTGCCGGAAAACGTCCTGCGTGCTTCGATCCTCGCCGACCCGGCGGGCGCTCGCAAGAACACCAAGGACAACACCCCGGCCGTTATCCACTACTCCATCGTTCCGGGTAACACCGTGGAAGTGGACGTGGCGGCCAAGGGCGGCGGCTCCGAGAACAAGTCGAAAATGGCCATGCTCAACCCTTCCGACTCGATCGTCGACTGGGTGCTCAAGACCGTTCCGACCATGGGCGCCGGCTGGTGCCCACCGGGCATGCTGGGCATCGGCATCGGCGGCACCGCCGAGAAAGCCGCTGTGATGGCAAAAGAAGTGTTGATGGAATCCATCGACATTCACGAACTGAAGGCCCGTGGCCCACAGAACCGCATTGAAGAAATGCGCCTGGAGCTGTTCGAGAAGGTCAACCAGTTGGGCATCGGCGCCCAGGGCCTCGGTGGCCTGACCACCGTGCTCGACGTGAAGATCATGGATTACCCGACCCACGCCGCTTCCCTGCCGGTGTGCATGATCCCGAACTGCGCCGCCACCCGTCACACGCACTTTGTGCTCGACGGTTCCGGCCCGGTTGCTCAGGAAGCGCCACCGCTGGACGCCTACCCGGAAATCGTCTGGGAAGCAGGTCCATCGGCCCGCCGCGTCAACCTCGACACCCTGACCCCGGAAGATGTGCAGAGCTGGAAGCCGGGCGAAACCGTCCTGCTCAACGGCAAGATGCTCACCGGTCGCGACGCCGCGCACAAGCGCATGGTCGAGATGCTGAACAAAGGTGAAACCCTGCCGGTGGACCTCAAGGGTCGCTTCATCTATTACGTCGGTCCGGTTGATCCGGTGCGCGAAGAAGTGGTTGGCCCGGCTGGCCCGACCACCGCGACGCGGATGGACAAGTTCACCCGTCAGATCCTCGAGCAAACCGGCCTGTTGGGCATGATCGGCAAATCCGAGCGCGGCCCGACCGCAATCGAAGCGATCAAGGACCACAAAGCCGTTTACCTGATGGCAGTCGGCGGCGCGGCTTACCTGGTGGCGCAAGCGATCAAGAAATCCCGCGTGGTGGCTTTCGCCGAACTGGGCATGGAAGCGATCTACGAGTTCGACGTAAAAGACATGCCAGTGACCGTTGCGGTCGACAGCAAGGGCGAGTCCGTACACATCACCGGTCCTGCCATCTGGCAGCAAAAGATCAGTGAAAGCCTGGCGGTTGAAGTGCAGTAA
- a CDS encoding ATP-binding protein, which yields MLPNSRSLRLALYTVLIIAGAAIAATLAMRHTVRQSMVEDAARANQQLALYATSLHTLIERYRALPSVLALDPQLRDALKGPVGPEQQDLLNRKLEKINGAAESSTLELLDQTGLAVAASNWRLPSSYVGHNYGFRPYFSQTRTQGTGRFYAVGVTSGIPGYFLSSAVTNDDGQFLGAMVVKLEFPELEREWRQGNDTLLVSDARGIIFIANQPGWRYRHLKPLSDSDHAELKATRQYDKQPLTPLEYQSMRRFDDNSELARVNGPDGNADYLWESLPLAAEGWTLHLLRRPHVAFEDSRNAALAAAGLWLTLVFLLLFLNQRWRLAKLRQRSREELEQLVEERTRDLRTAQEGLVQSAKLAALGQMSAALAHEINQPLTAQRMQLATLRLLLDHGRVDDAYKALKPVDDMLTRMAALTGHLKTFARKSPSGLRERLDLAAVVDQSLHLLDTRLRDEQVSTVLHLTRPAWVRGDAIRLEQVLINLLRNALDAMQDKPCKRLEIRLEAEEQLWRLSVIDNGSGIAEENLAKVFDPFFTTKPVGDGLGIGLAVSFAIVHESGGRLTADNHGNGAVFALTLPIDLEVPEPC from the coding sequence ATGCTCCCGAATTCCCGATCCCTGCGCCTGGCGCTCTATACCGTATTGATCATTGCCGGTGCCGCCATCGCTGCCACCTTGGCCATGCGCCACACCGTGCGCCAGTCAATGGTCGAAGACGCGGCTCGCGCCAACCAGCAATTGGCGTTGTACGCCACCTCCCTGCACACCCTGATCGAGCGCTACCGCGCCCTGCCCTCGGTGCTGGCGCTGGACCCGCAATTGCGCGATGCGCTCAAAGGTCCGGTAGGCCCCGAGCAACAGGATCTGCTGAACCGCAAACTGGAAAAAATCAACGGCGCTGCCGAGTCCTCGACCCTGGAACTGCTCGATCAAACCGGCCTGGCCGTGGCAGCAAGCAACTGGCGGTTGCCCAGCAGTTATGTCGGCCACAATTACGGCTTCCGCCCTTACTTCAGCCAGACCCGCACCCAAGGTACCGGGCGCTTTTACGCGGTTGGAGTGACCAGCGGCATTCCCGGTTACTTTCTGTCCAGCGCCGTCACCAACGATGACGGCCAGTTCCTCGGCGCGATGGTGGTGAAACTGGAGTTTCCGGAACTGGAACGCGAATGGCGCCAAGGCAACGACACGCTGCTGGTCAGCGACGCTCGCGGGATCATCTTCATCGCCAACCAGCCGGGCTGGCGCTATCGCCACTTGAAACCGTTGAGCGACAGCGATCACGCCGAACTCAAGGCCACCCGTCAATACGACAAGCAGCCACTGACGCCGCTTGAGTACCAATCAATGCGCCGCTTCGACGACAACAGCGAACTGGCGCGGGTCAATGGCCCGGACGGCAACGCCGATTACCTGTGGGAATCCTTGCCACTGGCTGCCGAAGGCTGGACGTTGCACTTGCTGCGCCGTCCACATGTTGCCTTCGAAGACAGCCGCAACGCCGCACTCGCCGCTGCCGGTTTGTGGCTGACGCTGGTGTTTCTGCTGCTGTTCCTCAACCAGCGCTGGCGTCTGGCCAAACTGCGCCAGCGCAGCCGCGAGGAGCTTGAACAACTGGTGGAAGAACGCACCCGCGACCTGCGCACCGCCCAGGAAGGCCTGGTGCAATCGGCCAAACTTGCCGCTCTCGGGCAGATGTCGGCGGCGCTGGCCCACGAGATCAATCAACCACTGACGGCGCAGCGCATGCAGCTTGCTACGCTGAGACTGCTGCTCGATCACGGTCGGGTCGACGACGCGTACAAGGCGCTCAAACCGGTGGACGACATGCTGACGCGCATGGCCGCCCTCACCGGCCACCTGAAAACCTTCGCCCGCAAAAGCCCCAGCGGCTTGCGCGAACGTCTCGATCTGGCAGCGGTGGTCGACCAGTCGCTGCACCTGCTCGACACGCGGTTACGCGATGAACAGGTCAGCACCGTGCTGCACCTGACGCGCCCGGCCTGGGTGCGCGGCGATGCGATTCGTCTGGAACAGGTGCTGATCAATCTGCTGCGCAACGCTCTGGATGCGATGCAGGACAAGCCCTGCAAGCGCCTGGAAATCCGTCTCGAAGCCGAAGAACAATTGTGGCGATTGAGCGTGATCGACAACGGCAGCGGCATAGCCGAAGAAAACCTGGCCAAGGTGTTCGATCCGTTTTTCACCACCAAACCGGTGGGCGATGGCCTGGGGATCGGCCTGGCGGTTTCGTTCGCCATCGTTCATGAATCGGGCGGTCGCCTGACGGCCGATAATCATGGCAACGGCGCAGTGTTCGCCCTGACCTTGCCCATCGACCTGGAGGTTCCTGAACCATGCTGA
- a CDS encoding sigma-54 dependent transcriptional regulator — protein sequence MLNSVMVVDDESSIRSAVEQWLSLSGFEVQLFSRADECLAQLPKHFAGVILSDVRMPGMTGLELLAEVQRRDADLPVILLTGHGDVPMAVDAMRDGAYDFLEKPFSPETLLGSLRRALDKRSLVLENRALHEQADNRAKLDTTLLGVSRGLQTLRRQVLDLAALPVNVLIRGETGSGKELVARCLHDFGPRADKPFVALNCAAIPEQLFEAELFGHESGAFTGAQGKRIGKLEYADGGTLFLDEIESMPLAQQVKLLRVLQEQKLERLGSNQSIRVDLRIIAATKPDLLDEARAGRFREDLAYRLNVAELRLPPLRDRREDIPLLYEAFAQSAAERLGRTFAPLSGPQLSHLLSHDWPGNVRELANVAERQVLGLGEPVPAGIEPGQSLAAQQEAFEAQCLRAALTRHKGDVKAVLEELQLPRRTFNEKMQRHGLSREMFL from the coding sequence ATGCTGAACTCAGTAATGGTGGTCGACGACGAAAGCAGCATCCGCAGTGCCGTCGAGCAATGGTTGAGCCTGTCGGGGTTCGAGGTGCAATTGTTCAGCCGCGCCGACGAGTGCCTGGCGCAACTGCCGAAGCATTTCGCCGGGGTGATTCTCAGCGATGTGCGCATGCCGGGCATGACCGGCCTGGAACTGTTGGCCGAGGTGCAGCGGCGCGATGCTGATTTGCCGGTGATCCTGCTGACCGGCCACGGTGACGTGCCAATGGCCGTCGATGCGATGCGCGATGGCGCCTACGATTTTCTCGAAAAACCCTTCAGCCCCGAGACCCTGCTCGGCAGTTTGCGGCGGGCGCTGGACAAGCGCAGCTTGGTCCTGGAAAACCGTGCATTGCATGAACAGGCAGACAACCGCGCCAAACTCGATACGACGCTGCTGGGCGTCTCCCGTGGCTTGCAGACGTTGCGCCGGCAAGTGCTGGATCTGGCAGCGCTGCCGGTCAACGTGCTGATCCGCGGTGAAACCGGCAGCGGCAAGGAGCTGGTCGCCCGTTGCCTGCACGACTTCGGGCCGCGCGCCGACAAACCCTTCGTCGCCTTGAACTGCGCAGCCATCCCCGAGCAACTGTTTGAGGCCGAACTATTCGGCCACGAAAGCGGTGCATTCACCGGCGCCCAGGGCAAACGCATCGGCAAACTCGAATACGCCGACGGCGGCACGTTGTTTCTCGATGAAATCGAAAGCATGCCGCTGGCGCAGCAGGTGAAATTGCTGCGGGTGCTGCAAGAGCAGAAGCTCGAGCGTCTGGGCTCGAACCAGAGCATTCGCGTGGATTTGCGCATCATTGCCGCAACCAAACCGGACTTGCTCGATGAAGCGCGGGCCGGGCGCTTTCGTGAAGACCTGGCTTATCGCTTGAACGTTGCCGAATTGCGCCTGCCACCGTTACGCGACCGCCGTGAAGACATTCCCTTGTTGTACGAAGCGTTCGCCCAGAGTGCCGCCGAGCGTTTGGGTCGGACGTTTGCGCCCTTGAGCGGCCCGCAATTGAGCCATCTGCTGAGCCATGACTGGCCGGGTAATGTGCGCGAACTGGCGAACGTCGCCGAACGCCAGGTGTTGGGGCTGGGCGAGCCCGTACCGGCCGGTATCGAGCCGGGGCAGTCACTGGCGGCGCAGCAGGAAGCCTTTGAAGCCCAATGCCTGCGCGCGGCGTTGACCCGGCACAAGGGCGATGTGAAAGCGGTGCTGGAAGAGCTGCAACTGCCGCGTCGCACGTTCAATGAAAAGATGCAGCGGCATGGGTTGAGTCGGGAGATGTTCCTGTAG
- a CDS encoding MFS transporter — MDNSNALPLGSAAVPAKERTTSSRIKSIFSGSVGNMVEWYDWYVYAAFSLYFAKAFFPKGDTTAQLLNTAAIFAVGFLMRPIGGWLMGLYADKVGRKKALMASVYLMCFGSLLIALSPGYETIGIGAPILLVFARLLQGLSVGGEYGTSATYLSEMATKERRGFFSSFQYVTLISGQLIALGVLIVLQNILTTEELYAWGWRIPFAIGALCAVVALYLRRGMEETESFTKKEKAKESAMRTLMRHPKELMTVVGLTMGGTLAFYTYTTYMQKYLVNTVGMSISDSTTISAATLFLFMCLQPIIGGLSDKIGRRPILIAFGVLGTLFTVPILTTLHTITTWWGAFFLIMAALIIVSGYTSINAVVKAELFPTEIRALGVGLPYALTVSIFGGTAEYIALWFKSIGMETGYYWYVTACIAVSLLVYITMKDTRKHSRIVTD, encoded by the coding sequence ATGGATAACTCCAACGCCCTGCCCCTTGGGTCGGCTGCCGTGCCGGCTAAAGAAAGAACCACCAGCAGTCGCATCAAGTCGATCTTCAGCGGCTCGGTCGGCAACATGGTCGAATGGTATGACTGGTACGTCTATGCCGCCTTCTCCCTGTACTTCGCCAAGGCCTTTTTCCCTAAAGGCGACACCACCGCACAATTGCTGAACACCGCCGCGATCTTCGCCGTGGGCTTCCTGATGCGCCCGATCGGTGGCTGGTTGATGGGCCTGTATGCCGACAAGGTCGGACGTAAAAAAGCCCTGATGGCTTCGGTCTACCTGATGTGCTTCGGCTCGCTGCTGATCGCTCTGAGCCCGGGTTACGAAACCATCGGCATCGGCGCGCCGATCCTGCTGGTGTTCGCACGTTTGCTGCAAGGCCTGTCGGTCGGCGGCGAATACGGCACCTCGGCCACTTACCTGAGTGAGATGGCAACCAAGGAACGTCGCGGTTTCTTCTCCAGCTTCCAATACGTGACCCTGATCTCCGGTCAGCTCATAGCACTGGGCGTGCTGATCGTGCTGCAAAACATTCTGACCACCGAGGAACTGTACGCCTGGGGCTGGCGCATCCCGTTCGCCATCGGCGCACTGTGTGCCGTGGTCGCGCTGTACCTGCGTCGCGGCATGGAAGAAACCGAGTCGTTCACCAAGAAAGAAAAGGCCAAGGAAAGCGCGATGCGCACCTTGATGCGCCATCCGAAGGAACTGATGACCGTGGTCGGCCTGACCATGGGTGGTACGCTGGCGTTCTACACCTACACCACCTACATGCAGAAATACCTGGTGAACACCGTCGGCATGAGCATCTCCGACTCCACCACCATTTCCGCCGCCACGCTGTTCCTGTTCATGTGCCTGCAACCGATCATCGGCGGGCTGTCGGATAAAATCGGTCGCCGGCCAATCCTGATCGCCTTCGGCGTTCTGGGTACGCTGTTCACCGTGCCGATCCTGACCACCCTGCACACCATCACGACCTGGTGGGGCGCCTTCTTCCTGATCATGGCAGCGCTGATCATCGTCAGCGGCTACACCTCGATCAACGCGGTGGTGAAAGCCGAACTGTTCCCGACCGAAATCCGCGCCCTGGGCGTTGGCCTGCCGTACGCACTGACCGTATCGATTTTCGGCGGCACCGCTGAATACATCGCCCTGTGGTTCAAGAGCATCGGCATGGAAACCGGTTACTACTGGTATGTCACCGCGTGCATCGCCGTGTCCTTGTTGGTGTACATCACCATGAAAGACACCCGCAAGCATTCGCGAATCGTCACGGACTAA
- a CDS encoding flavin reductase family protein encodes MPDDIHYYEPANGHGLPHDPFNAIVGPRPIGWISSQDAEGRLNLAPYSFFTAFNYIPPIIGFSSIGRKDSLNNIEQTGEFAWNLATRPLAEQMNQSCAMVGPEVDEFELSGLTTVASKVIQVPRVAESPVSFECKVTQIIQLQRADGNVVPSWLILGEVVAVHIAKWLLKDGVYDTAAAEPILRGGGPADYFQLGPEALFKMHRPGAAKK; translated from the coding sequence ATGCCCGACGACATCCACTATTACGAACCCGCCAACGGCCACGGCCTGCCTCACGATCCGTTCAACGCGATCGTCGGCCCGCGTCCCATCGGCTGGATTTCTTCACAGGATGCCGAGGGCCGCTTGAACCTGGCGCCTTACAGCTTTTTCACCGCGTTCAACTACATTCCGCCGATCATTGGTTTTTCCAGCATCGGGCGCAAAGACAGCCTGAACAACATCGAACAGACCGGGGAATTCGCCTGGAACCTGGCGACCCGGCCACTGGCCGAGCAGATGAACCAGAGTTGCGCCATGGTCGGACCGGAGGTCGATGAATTCGAACTGTCCGGGCTGACCACCGTGGCATCGAAAGTCATTCAGGTGCCGCGAGTCGCCGAAAGCCCGGTGTCCTTCGAATGCAAGGTCACCCAGATCATTCAGTTGCAGAGAGCCGACGGGAATGTGGTGCCGAGCTGGCTGATACTCGGCGAAGTGGTCGCCGTGCATATCGCCAAGTGGCTGTTGAAGGATGGGGTGTACGACACCGCCGCGGCAGAACCGATTCTGCGCGGCGGCGGGCCGGCGGATTATTTCCAGCTGGGGCCTGAGGCATTGTTCAAGATGCACCGCCCGGGAGCGGCAAAGAAGTGA
- a CDS encoding antibiotic biosynthesis monooxygenase family protein: protein MSKQIPVSHMAFVRARAGRSQELGLRLSALIEPSRAAPGCLSFALQHSQCDPELWLVSGFWTHQQAMTAYFSTPAMEIFAELVQELVVNSLDFHTFKDVSAAQALRQSGAAVHKLAG from the coding sequence ATGTCTAAGCAGATCCCCGTCAGTCATATGGCTTTCGTTCGAGCACGCGCCGGGCGTTCTCAAGAACTGGGTTTGCGCCTGAGTGCGCTGATCGAGCCATCCCGCGCAGCGCCAGGCTGCCTGAGCTTTGCCTTGCAGCACTCGCAATGCGATCCGGAACTGTGGCTGGTGTCCGGCTTCTGGACTCATCAACAGGCCATGACCGCGTACTTCAGCACCCCGGCCATGGAGATTTTTGCCGAGCTGGTGCAGGAACTGGTGGTCAACAGCCTGGATTTCCACACCTTCAAGGATGTGTCGGCGGCGCAAGCTCTGCGCCAGTCCGGAGCAGCGGTACACAAACTGGCCGGTTGA
- a CDS encoding AraC family transcriptional regulator, with product MSSLDHFQAPLDTEMEKQRVELAAIIRRNTAEDGSYATAVGSLFMSRHSQNHEFAPVLAQPALCIMAQGRKEVRLADEFFNYDPLNYLVVSVSMPLSGRVVDVSAEEPILAVRLDIDPAEISALIADAGPIGVPTRPTGRGLYVERLDTAMLDAVLRLARLLDTPKDIAMLAPLIRREILYRLLRSKQGHRLYEIAIANSQSHRISQAIKWLNGNYEQPLRIDDLAKEVNLSVSTLHHRFKAMTAMSPLQYQKQLRLQEARRLMLAEGLEASAAGYRVGYESPSQFSREYSRLFGAPPLRDLARLRLSV from the coding sequence ATGTCGTCGCTCGATCACTTTCAAGCCCCGCTGGACACCGAGATGGAGAAGCAGCGCGTGGAACTGGCGGCGATCATCCGTCGCAATACCGCCGAAGATGGCAGTTATGCCACTGCTGTCGGCTCGCTGTTCATGTCACGTCATAGCCAAAACCACGAGTTCGCCCCGGTCCTCGCGCAACCGGCGTTGTGCATCATGGCGCAGGGCCGCAAGGAAGTTCGGCTGGCTGACGAATTCTTCAATTACGATCCGCTGAATTACCTGGTGGTCTCGGTTTCGATGCCCCTGAGTGGTCGAGTGGTGGATGTCTCGGCAGAAGAACCGATCCTCGCCGTGCGCCTGGACATCGACCCGGCGGAAATTTCCGCGTTGATCGCCGACGCCGGCCCAATCGGCGTGCCCACCCGGCCGACGGGGCGCGGGCTGTATGTCGAACGGCTGGATACCGCAATGCTCGACGCCGTACTGCGCCTGGCACGTTTGCTCGACACGCCGAAAGACATCGCCATGCTCGCGCCGCTGATCCGTCGGGAAATTCTCTATCGGCTGTTGCGCAGCAAGCAGGGCCATCGGCTGTATGAAATCGCTATCGCCAACAGTCAGAGCCATCGCATCAGTCAGGCGATCAAGTGGCTCAACGGCAACTACGAACAACCGCTGCGCATTGATGATCTGGCCAAGGAAGTGAATTTGAGCGTGTCGACGCTGCATCACCGCTTCAAGGCTATGACGGCGATGAGTCCGTTGCAGTATCAGAAGCAGTTGCGGTTGCAGGAAGCGCGGCGGTTGATGCTGGCGGAGGGGTTGGAGGCATCGGCGGCGGGTTATCGGGTCGGTTATGAAAGCCCGTCGCAGTTCAGCCGTGAGTACAGCCGGTTGTTCGGGGCGCCGCCGTTGAGGGATTTGGCGCGGTTGCGGTTGTCAGTTTGA